In Phaseolus vulgaris cultivar G19833 chromosome 7, P. vulgaris v2.0, whole genome shotgun sequence, the genomic stretch AATAGAAACATGTATTATAGAAACTAGAGTAATGTTCACTATGCATTTAACGAAAGAGGTTAAAGGACGAAAAAAGACTATTTaacctattattttttatggcATTACAGAAGGACAGTCTGCAACCAGATATTACAGACAATCAAGGATGAAGGAGCATTTAGTACGATGCATACGTTTCTTGTATATCTTCAGATGGCTCCAATGGAGCATCAACTTGCTGTTGCTAGTCTTCTTCTTCAGATTGATCTTCTGGTTAACCTTTTGAGATTACTTCTTGTTACTAAGATGTAATTCTCCTGTTTACTtcctatatttattttgttgtcaAATCTTCAGGTTGAGCCACGGAAGATGAGCATTTACAGGGAAGAAGCGATAGAGATACTTATAGAAGCACTATGGCAAAAGGATTTCTCAAATACTCAAATGAAGGCTTTGGATGCTTTACTATTTCTTATTGGACAAGTAACCACCTCTGGAAAGTCGTACACTGAAGCTTGGTTACTCAAGATTGCAGGATTTGATCAACCTTACAATGCTTTACTTAAGCCTGGCCAGTTGGGACAGTATGACAATGAATCAATGGAAACAATGGTTTGGGACTACGTGGCATTGATTGATGTTTGGGTTTTATTGATTATTGATCTCTCTCCATTCTAACAGATTTTTATTATGTAGGAGGATGAAAAAGATGCTATGAACTCTTGGCAGAAAAGGGTAGCTTTTGTACTTTGCAACCATGAAAATGGTTCAATATTTCAAGCTTTGGAAGAATGCCTAAGGAGTAATTCTTTAAAGATGGCAAAATCGTGCCTTGTTCTTGTCGCATGGCTCACACACATGCTCAATACTCTTCCTGATACCGGCATAAAGAATGTTGCTCGCAAATCCTTGCTTGAAGAACTTATGAATGTCCTGCTATCATCTAAGAACCTGGAGGAGATGATATTGGCTAGCCTAGCCTTGAAAACTTTCATTGGTGATCCAAGTAGGTTTATTTACTCTTAGTCGTAGACATTATCTTTTAGTTCTATACAAAGGATTACTAAATGGGAAAACGGTCAATGTTTCAGTTACTCAAGAAGCACTTAGAGCTTATGCTAAAAGAATCTATAGAACCATGAGGAAGCTAAAGAGATATTCAACAGTAGCAGTTGATATTACGAAAGCTTTACTAAACTTAAACTCTATTGATGTGGTGAGTAGAATGGTAATTTGGAATATAGTTCaattcttttaatataaatCTGTTTagaaaaataactattttaattctCTATTTTATAGACAGAGTTGTGGAGTTGTAAGGAAGTTGTGGAGTTAGATTTGAGTTCAAATGGAGAGGTGCTTTCTTTGCACTACATGAATGGTCAGGTCTTGAGTGGACACTCTGATGGAACTATCAAGGTAGATTGTCCTAACAATTAGAAACGATGTGGTTGTGTTGTGTGCCTATGTCTCGCTATTTGTCTTAACAATGTCACTTGGTACCGTCTTACTAGGTATGGGATGCAAGAAAGAGAATACCAagagtgattcaagaaactcatgagcACACAAAAGCTGTAACATCTCTATGTTCTTCAGATGATAGACTATACAGTGGTTCCTTAGACAAAACCATCCGGGTAATCTATCTTACTATCACAAGAAAAACTGGTCTGATACTTGGTTAcccaatattttattttgttgcaCACACGAATTAAAAATGTAGCTAAGATTTGAGGTGATGAGTGGCTCTTTTGTTTGGCATGTTTACATCTTTCAACATTTCTTCACTTCAAATCAAACTTGTTGATAAGCAGCTAAGAGTAAAGTGTACTATCCCAAACTAAGATTGTGAGTGAAGTTTAATAGAATAAGTAAACATAAATGAATGTCCTTGACATAGGAAAAGCCCTGAATTCGTTTGTGTTGAAAACTGTAGAAGAGAGATGCCATTAACATCTTGAATGAACAGATTTTATGATCAACTACATAATGCATCTTTTTGTTGACCCTAGCTTAATTATAGTATCGAATATGCACCACTGAATGATACTGCTGAAGTACAGGTTTGGACAATCAAACCAGATGAGATTAAATGTATAGATGTTCATGACGTAAAGGAGCCGGTGTATGAGCTGACAGCCAATGCCAAATTGGCATGCTATGTATCTCAAGGAAGTGGAGTTAAGGCAAGCCTAATATGTTTCTTGAACAGCTCAAATTGAAATGTAGTTCCATCAtaagataaaattaataaaatttgagatgttACAGGTTTTTAATTGGTCAGAGGCTCCAAAGCTCATCAATTTCAACAAATATGTGAAATGCCTAGCTCTTGCTGGGGACAAACTGTATTGTGGCTGCTCTGGTTACAGCATCCAGGTAAGAATCTTCTTACATTACTTCATATTCTTGTTGTGTCTTTACCTGAAACAAACCAACCGACAAACAAAGAAAGCTTAAGCATTGACATCCATGTGCTGTTTTCGTCTATAAAGCAAGCCACTTTGGCTACACATGAAAAAAACTTCTCTTCAATTTATTGCCCATCTTAAATATTGTGGGGGTGAATAATGGCAGGAGGTTGACTTGTCCAAGAATACGTCAAACTCATTCTTCTCCGGAACAAGAAAGTTGTTGGGAAAACAAACCATATACACCCTTCGAATTCATGATGATTTCCTCTTTGCTTGTGGTTCTTCTGTTGATGCAACTGCTGGAAAGGTAAATGCCAATTCTACAGTTCTGTGTGCCACCAAAGTTGTTGCCATTCATTATAGACATGCATCCTTGCTTGTTTCACTTACTTTTCCATCAATTGATGTCAGATATTTTCACTTTCCTCCAAAATGGTGGTGGGATCACTCTCAACAGGACTTGATATCCATCGTGTAGCTATTAACAGTGACTTCATATTTGCTGGTACAAAATTTGGCACCATCGAGGTTTGGCTAAGAGATAAGCTCACCCGGGTTGCTTCAATCAAAATGGCTGGTGGTCACACAAAGATCACATCATTAGTATCAGATGCAGATGGTATGATGCTTTTTGTTGGTTCTTCTGATGGCAAGATCCAGGTTAGGCCATAATCATTAGAACAATCATGATATCATAAAAAGAAGTTGCTTCTTTTCCACTAACCCATTCCCTCCATGGATTCTTGCTGCAGGTTTGGGCTTTGGATTAAGCACAGTTAATGAACAAGTATAATATCCCTTTCTCCACATGTAAATCAATTGTTGATGAGTTTTTCATATTTGGGATCCTAACAGATTTTATAGGTTGGCTAGTAAAGAAAGAGTTTTTGTTAGATTATATCATCCAAATAAGATGTTCTACTTCCATGGTCCATGTACAAATTGAATTGAATTACAGTAAGTAAAACATCAACTTGCACAACACACAAGCATCTCCTAGTTGTTAACCCAACTAtgaaaccaaaaacagagactTTTGAAGTAAAAGTTTAATAGGAGATCTATGGGTTCTAAATATAGGTTAAGGTTACTGCTTCGTTTTTTCTAACTGGGttctcattattttattttagttattttgtttAATCTTTTGTATTGTATTTGTTTggatgtttatttttctgctttTCATTATTTCTATTTTCTGACTTTTTTAACTTATATAATACGAAAATATTACTTGACTACTCAAAATTTCTAAAACAAAGTGAATTCGACTCCACCAAATTACATTTCATTGGAATGgattttaatataaacaataacatgtaaaagagataaagttcttcaattataactttattcattttataaaaaaaaaactttatccACTAAAGTGTATTTCTaagtattatatttaatataaatgttGAAAAATGAGTTGATTTCGTTCGGTTTGATTTATATTCACAAATCTCAAaccaacttttatttattttgaaatattgtcTCAACATGTTTAtcaatttttcttaataaatttgaTCTCAAACTTTAGCTGAATTCTTTAActccaaacaaaaaaaaaagtaaaaaaattagttgttgaTTTTAGTTCATAAAATTGTGATAATCTAgacaaaaaaattgatttagtCCTTAAAAGCACAAATTAATCTATAACCTTTATAAGTCAAGTTAATTACTAGAAAATACAATTTAGTATCAAATTAAACTTTAAACATTACATTATAATGAAAACAATTGTCCAACAAAACATAATAATAGAAAGTAAATATCTTtctatttattcaaaattttacaaattaaccAGAATTTCTTAATTTCTAAAACActcaaattgaattaatttcttttttttatattgttacattttttaaatattttctttgaataaaacaattcaaatttactaaattttaatttttctcgtttaaataaaatatttcaattactaccaaatacaaaaaatatttaaatatgttaataatttaaaaatatcaatattgaTAACCATTTTAGTTAATCTTGGtcgatattaattttttaatccatATTTGTCGAAAAAATTCAATtgatattgaaaattaaaattttaattaatttcaatgGAAATTATTTTCAGTAGATGTTTAGTCACGAGGGTTAGCTAGGAAGTGAATTAACTAGCAATTCTCATCTTTTTTTCATCTTgtgtttgcatttttttttcaatgaaaGTTGTTTCTTCCAGCACCGCCAACAAATTTCTCTGCAACcccattaaaattaattttggaaaAGACTGTTTTACTTATATTAAAAATGACTTCGGAATTATTTTTCCATAATGATTTTAGAACATACTTTCTAGAATTcatgaaatataattttgaaaaacatttttcagaACAAAATTTTCAGAATAAACCTTCCATAAcgtattatatattatttatgctTCAGAATGTGTTTTTAGAATAAACTTTCGAGAGTATACTCTGGAAAGAGCTATCCAAAAAATAGACAAATTAGATGGgacatttttatcatttcacTCAAGTAATGGAGTAGAGGAAGAAATTTGACggagtgcaagaagaaacaccTAAAAACCAAGGAATAACATTTAATCTCTTAACacactttatttttcttttctccacTTCATGTGTTTCCAAAATTTCATATCATATGTAATCAATCATGTTTTTCCTCAACGTTTCTGATAATTCATGGGCTACTTTTTTCTTGTCTGCACTTAGTTTATATGCAATTTGCATTGCTTCTCTGTCTCTCACCGTTGTTTGGTGGACAACAAGTAGTTGAATCCACATGAGTTTATGCTATTTCAGGTGACAAGTTGCTCAAAGAAGTGGACATGACAGAGCCAAAAAAATGTCTGCATATCCATTTTATATCAGGCATGCAGATAATATAATTTGGTTTGAATTTTTACTACACTGTTCAACAATGAATAGTcaagaccaaaacacccaaccttcaattttgaaactttagaaaatgaaatgaaattttgaATACCTCAAACACTGACTTTGAAATTTCATCTGAAACCTTCATTTtatctttcaaagtttcaaaattgAGTgaggattaaaaaaataactcatAAGAAGCTCACTCACATTAAAACAGACAGTACACATAGGTATTATAATTTAATCCTCTCTTAAAAGAGAGACTTGTAATTTATCCCAAAAAATTATACACTAAGCTAAAAGTTGAAAAGAGTGGGAGATCTGGGTGTTACCCCGTAGGCCGTGATTAGTGAATTTATTATGTAGGAATGAATGGCACTATAAATCAAAATACCATATTAGAAAGAAGAGAGCCCTGCAAATTTCCTAAACTTCTCATAGGAAACCCAGAACACAAATTGCCATGGGCCAAGCCTTGCCCAAGTGGGGAAAAATCCTTTCCACAATGCTCTTGTTCCTTCAACTTTTACTGTCTTTACCAAGCAATCATAAGAGCTATTATATAAAACTTTCCCTTCCTTTTTGGCTGCTTGATTCATCATTCTAGTCTTCACAACATCAGCTGGACAACTTAAAGAAGTTGCAGCTAAACCGGATATGATGGAAGCTAATGTGTGGGCATAAACATTATCATCGGCTATCCTACTTCTAATAACAAATTGTTTAGCATGGTCATAACAGGCAAGTTCTCCCATGTTCACTAGGAAGGCTCTTTGGATATTAGGGAAAACACCCTTCCACAGTCCTCTAAATCCTTCAGCTCGGACAATTTTGTTCAGAGCATCAAATGGCCCCGAATACCGAGGTTGATGACCTTGGTTCATCCTTTGGCCATCAGCTTGCATCCTCACCTTGACAAGATCGGCAGGGCTGGCTATAATCTATAATAATGAGAGCAAATAGCAGAACATTGtaattttgaaacaaaaatagcCTTAAAGGTGAGCAGTTCATTAAACCATGTGGCTAAAATAAGTACTATTCAAAAACTTTTCCACGTTACTGTTGTTGGATAATATCATTGTAAAATGGTAGTTTATCACAATGCTAAGGTGATAATTCTTCGTTTTTATTTGACCTTTTCTCATCCTTTATATCTAATGGTTACTAACCTAACTGATAAAATCATCCTATTTCTTCACTTCTGTCTTTCCTGAATGATAGGGTGGGTAATTCGGAATGCATCTTTCTATTAGTTCAATATGTGAACCCTACACCTTTAAGCTCTTTGGTTGAGTTTGGCTGTGTTATTTGTGTTACATTTGTGTATTGGTACTATTGACAAGCTCTAAAGCTTAGTAAGCTTAAACTTGACTAAGCTTTAAGCTTGAGGAGAGTGTCAATATAAAGGTAAACCCAGAAACACGTAAAAAGTCCCCCTATAGATGGAATGACTTGGACCGGGATCAAGACAAGGCAGATGATGTTATGTATAACACTGAATGCACTACATAATTTCCATTTATGCTAATCCTTCTGGTAACTAAAAAATAAGCATCCATCAGAACAACAAAAGCCATGCAATGCCAAATCAATCATTAATTTAAAACTGAGAAATGGATTACAGGACTATATGTGCTATACTATGTTCATTAAATCTTTCAGATGTTGCTCTTGGAACTTGGAAGCATAATATCTGCTCTTCAATCTCTCAACAACAGAATTCAAAATCAAGAAGCTGAAACTTTTCTACTTTTCCTTCCACACTGACACCTGTATATTATATTCTTTGATTATTATCTCCATGCTCAACATTTTCAAatgaaaaggtaaaaaaaatccaattacAAATATTCACTGAGAGAAATACTAAATCAACAAGAACTATGATGAAATACATAACACATTCCAGACCAAACAGTTCTCACCTGAGCCACGACACCAGAGGCTCCACCGACTACAGCCTTGCCAACAACAGAGAATGAACCATTATCAGCAGAAACCACACTTCTCAGGTGCTCATACCCAACAATTCGAATAGGCGTGTAGAACAGGTGTCTAATAATTGCTGGAGACAGGCCACTGTAAAGGCCAACAACACCTTGTTCACGGACAATGCCCAAGCCTACTCGAAATGCGCTAGCGGGAGAACTCGATGAAAGTGATTCACCATGCAGTTGGAGTCTTGTTTTGATCAAGTCTACGGGGAAAGTCGTGGTTTCAGCCACCATAGCTGAGAATGATGTTACTAAGACCTTTGTTTGAGCACTATCAACTCCAACATTTTGATGGCCTGGTTTCATTTGGGTACATTCAAGAAATACCTAAGTCACCACAAGGCTATTCAAGGAAACCAGTGACTGTTATTAAAAATGGAATCTTTTGACTGCAATGCTTCTTCCTGTACCTATGAAACATAAATTCAGATTGCATTGTCACAACATATGAAACAGTTGTTTTTCTTTCCACCAGTATTCTCCTGTTGACATAATCTTATTCAAATATGAACACCTCTTTCAGAAACAATTCTAACCCTAGTAAAACATATAACCGACCTAAACGCTaaaccaaagaagaagaaaacgtATTAGTAATTCTGTTGATGCCATAGACAATTGGGGAGTAGCAAGAACTATGAAGCCCTGAAATTGTTATCAATTCAGAACTATGAACTAAGAAAGAATGATTTGTTATCAATTCAAAACTAGAAATAACAATACGATCAATGAAAGGTTTTTGAATAAATGACCAAAACGCAGAACAAACGCAACTTACGTAACCTACTCATCAGACATCGACGGTTAGATTCTAATTTTCCTCAGCCATTCGGAGCAGTGGATGATGACACGGTTCTGCTCTATCAGCACCCAGAAAAACCCACAGGTAATTGAAAGAAAATACATGTACATGTACATCAACAATAACCTATACATCTATAcgtatttatgcccttatacaTCTAGGTACCATACAAATAATCTTTTATATGATTTAGAATGAAGTAATATTAGGGTATAGTTGTGATTGTTCAAAAGCTACAATCTTAATTTGTTGGTagaaaaacaatgcatactTATGGAGGTGGGATTTGGATCTTTATTTGTATAGAAACATTTTAATAGCTGTACCGGTCCGCACCGGACGACCGCAGGATATTCATGGTAAAATCATCACAAAATCCTGCGTCTTATACGACTCTTCGTCCTTCCATGACCTCTAGCCGGACGAACGAGTGGTTTATGTcgaataaatctaatttaatccaGAACGTGGTTACACGTGTAGAAAAGAGCAGTTATAACAACCATTGACGAAGTAAAAACACGTCCTCTAGACCACTCCCCTGGTTTTCAGGAAACCACCAGGCACGACCCAAAGACCACTAAGCATGTCTCTAACCATCAACTGATTGGCCCACATGGCCAAGGCCCAGGTCAACCTACTAAAGGGACTTCTGAAAAGGGGggaaaggtacgttttccatactatcagagaattctcacttgagcaccatcgctgacttgagcgtcggagtgcaatcgcaggtacccccgccGGCCGACCGAAGCACGCGAAGAGAAAGAAGACTTGAAGAATAGGACAACCAAGAGTGAAGAAGACACCTTGTATCGACGTGGATCAACATTACTCAGTCCCCaatatccatacaggtacaattggcgcccaccgtggggcccgagtaaTCATTATTCCCAGACCCAAGGATCCCAACGCTTGAAGATGGACTCAACGGCAAACAACAACAATGATATCTCCGAAGAGCATAGGACCATACTCCAAACCCTCCAGATTCAGATGCAGGAGTTACTCCAAAAAGGAGTCATCGATCAACTTCGCCAGgatgaagaaaggaaaagacGAGAAGAAGAGCGTCAACAACACGCAGAGGAGATAGCACAATTGAAAGAACAGAACAAGAGATTGTTGGATAGACTTGAGCAATCTGAACGCGAAGGGCATTCACGTGCACCTTCTCCATCACCGTTCCAATCAGGAACAAGAACAATAGCCCAGGCTATACCTCACACGTCACTCGTTCAACACACCCGTCAGAGTGCAAAGCCAGTAACCCCAAACGAGGTAGCAAACCCGAAAGGCCATCCGTTCACTGATGACATCATAGCCACTCCTCTCCCTGACAAGTGGAGGGGCCTAACGATAAACCTTTATGACGGTTCCACAGACCCAGACGAACATCTGAATATATTTAGAACTCAAATGACCCTTTACACAACCGACCGAACGGTATGGTGTAAAGTCTTCCCCACCTCTCTCAGGGAAGGCCCCCTTGGATGGTTTTCGGACCTTCCACCCAATTCCATTGCAAGCTTCGACGCTTTGGAATTGAAGTTCACCACGCAATACGCCACAAGTAGACCTCATCGGACATCCTCCATGTCTCTTCTAAATGTCAAACAAGAAAGGGGAGAATCATTGAGAACATTCATGaacagatttagcaaagtgtgtATGAACATTCGTAATCTTAATCCAGAAATAGCCATGCATCATTTGGTCTCGCCCATACTACCAGGAAGGTTCACTGAAAGCCTTATCAAACGACCTCCGTGCAATATGGATGAATTAAGAACAAGAGCAACAAAGTTCATGCAGATAGAAGAACATATTGACTACCATCGAAAAACTTATGCTGAGAACACGGACAATAGCAAAGGAATTCGTCCCCCCACAATACCGACCGACCGAGAACGACATCGCCCCAATAGGGGACCCCGTTTCCACAACTACACTCCCTTGATTGTACCAAGGGGTAAGGTTCTCGACGAAGCACTGCAGATTGAATTGATTCCGACATTGAGGCCATCACAAACCCCTCCCAATGCCGACACCAGTAAACGTTGCCAATACCATCGTAACTATGGCCACACGACCGAAGGATGCCAAGCActgaaagataaaattgaagagCTCGTCCAGGCCGGTCATCTGCGCAAGTTCGTGAAAACCACCATCACTGCACCCAGGTCACCCCAGCGTGATCATGATCCCCGCGAACGTTCGGGACGAAGAGACGACCGGACCCGTGACAACCACTATCGTTCAagcagaagaaaaagaagcGAAAGTCCGATCAGACGAACGAGGCCTAAAAGCGAAAGCCCTGAACGTAGAAGTCGAACTAAACAAAAAGTTCGCACAGTCATCAATACAATCGCTGGACCGGTGTCGCTCGGTCAGCCCCCTcaagaaattaattacattGCAGGCGGCTTTGCGGGTGGAGGATGCTCTAATTCGGCAAGGAAAAAACATTTGAGAGCAATTCAATCCGTTCATTCGACTCCCACACAACGCCGACCGCATATACCACCAATCACTTTCACTGACGAAGACTTCACAGCAATCGATCCATCTCAAGATGACCCCATGGTAATAACTGTGGAGATAGATAAATTTGCAATTGCAAAAGTTTTGGTAGATCAGGGTAGCTCGGTCGACATCCTATATTGGGAAACGTTTAAGAAGATGAAGATTCCAGAAGCAGAGATACAACCCTACAACGAGCAGATAGTTGGTTTCTCAGGGGAAAGAGTGGATACGAAAGGATTTATCGATCTATACACCACGTTCGGGGATGATTACCTCAGCAAGACCATCAACATACGATATCTACTCGTTAATGCCAATACATCGTACAATATTTTGCTCGGTCGACCATCTATCAACAGATTGAAAGCCATTGTCTCAACTCCTCATTTAGCTATGAAGTTCCCCTCGGTCAATGGAGACATAGCAACCGTACATATAGACCAGAAGACAGCACGAGAGTGTTATGTAGCTAGCCTGAAGGTGGAGCCGACCCGAAGGCTTTATACCACGTCAGCCGAACGGACCACAGAGCGAAGAGGTCGGTCAACAGAAAGACGCTCCAGAGGAAGAGAATCTAGAAGACACTTGGTCGCTTTAGTCGATCTAGATCCTCGACTGGATGATCCCCGAATGGAAGCAGGAGAAGATCTTCAACCCATATTCCTTCGGGACAAAGACCGGAAAACATACATGGGAACATCCCTCAAACCAGACGACCGAGAGACGATCGgtaaaacattaacaaagaACGCTGATCTTTTCGCCTGGACGGCTGCAGACATGCCAGGGGTAAAATCAGATGTGATTACCCATCGATTGTCTGTTTATACAGAGGCCAGGCCGATCgctcaaaagaaaaggaaactagGTGAAGAACGGCGGAAAGCCGCACGAGAAGAAACCGACAAGCTAATTCAAGCTGGTTTTATTCAAAAGGCCCACTATACGACATGGCTAGCCAATGTAGTGATGGTAAAAAAGacgaatggaaaatggagaatgtgcgtagACTACACAGACCTTAACAaagcgtgcccaaaggactcatatcctcTACCTACTATCGACCGGCTGGTCGACGGTGCAGCCGGTCATCAAATCCTAAGTTTCCTTGATGCTTATTCAGGTtacaatcaaatacaaatgtacCACCGTGATCGAGAAAAAACCGCGTTTAGAACAGATTCTGATAATTTCTTCTATGAAGTCATGCCGTTCGGCCTCAAGAATGCAGGAGCCACATACCAACGACTCATGGATCACGTATTCCACGACATGATCGGTCGGAATGTAGAAGTATACGTTGACGACATCGTCGTCAAATCAGACTCTTGCGAACAACATGTTTCTGACTTAAAAGAGGTTTTTCAAGCCTTGCGTCAATACCGCATGCGTTTAAACCCGGAGAAGTGCGCGTTCGGCGTAGAAGGGGGGAAGTTcttaggcttcatgctcacacATCGGGGTATAGAGGCTAATCCAGAAAAATGCAAGGCAATCACCGAAATGCGAAGTCCCAACGGACTCAAAGAGATCCAGAGACTAGTCGGCCGTCTCACTTCGTTGTCTCGATTCGTACCTAAGCTTGCCGAACGAACGAGACCCATCATAAAACTTCTGAAGAAGACAAGTAAATTTGAATGGACAGATGAATGTGAACAAAATTTCCAACAGTTAAAAGCATTTCTGGCATCTCCAccggtcatccagaaaccgAACGCACGGGAACCCATTGTGGTCTACCTCGCCGTCTCCAATGAAGCGGTGAGTTCCGCTCTGGTACAAGAAATTGAAGCGGAAGAACGACCGGTATATTTTGTAAGTCGAGTCTTACATGACGCAGAAACCCGGTACCAAATGGTCGAAAAAGTTGCCTTCGCTTTGGTCATCACCGCACGACGGATGCGGATGTATTTCCAAAATCACAAGGTCATTGTTAGGACTAACTATCCCATTATGAAGATTCTCACCAAACCTGACCTCGCCGGACGAATGATAGGTTGGGCAGTCGAACTGTCAGAATTCCACATCGAATACCAACCCAGGGGAGCCATCAAGTCCCAAGCCCTCGCCGACTTCACAGCAGAACTCACTCCCTATCTGACCGAACGGACTCCCCGATGGACACTATACGTAGATGGGTCATCTAACAGTCGTTCGTCCGGAGCAGGAGTTGTACTTGAAGGACCAGGGGAGATTGTTGTCGAACAAGCcatgaaatttgaatttaaaacttcCAATAATCAAGCCGAATACGAAGCTATAATCGCAGGTTTGCATCTGGCGATTGAATTGGAGGTAACAAATATAACTTGTAAAAGCGACTCCCGTCTAGTCGTCGGACAGCTTACAGGGGAGTATGAGGTAAGAGAAACATTACTCCAACAGTATTTTCATTTCGTAAAAAATCTTCTAAACAGGTTCAAAGAAATCTCCTTCCAACACGTACGGAGGGAAAATAATACTAGGGCGGACGCTCTATCGAGATTGGCTACCCTAAAAAAGAAAGGCGCCCACCGGTCGGCCATACACGTGACCCTGGCTAAACCAAGTGTTGGTACCGAAGAATGCATGGCGACTGACACCCAACCTAACTGGATGACTCCCATAAAACAATATCTTACCGATGGTGTATGCGATCCACATTTGGAGAAAACGATGAAGTTACAAGCCGCCCGATACATACTGATTGGCGAAGATCTTTACAGGAGAGGGTATTCCCGTCCCCTCCTAAAATGCCTTGGTCCAGAACAAGTCACTTATGTAATGACCGAGTtacacgaagggatatgcggaaccCATTCAGGAGCGCGAACTATGTCCGCCAAAATTCTAAgagcaggatactactggccgaccttACAAGGAGACTGCACTGAATACGTTCAAAAGTGCGTGAAATGTCAAGAGTTCGGCACCCTATTGCACCAAAAACCAGAGCATTTGCA encodes the following:
- the LOC137828574 gene encoding mitochondrial uncoupling protein 3, which produces MKPGHQNVGVDSAQTKVLVTSFSAMVAETTTFPVDLIKTRLQLHGESLSSSSPASAFRVGLGIVREQGVVGLYSGLSPAIIRHLFYTPIRIVGYEHLRSVVSADNGSFSVVGKAVVGGASGVVAQIIASPADLVKVRMQADGQRMNQGHQPRYSGPFDALNKIVRAEGFRGLWKGVFPNIQRAFLVNMGELACYDHAKQFVIRSRIADDNVYAHTLASIISGLAATSLSCPADVVKTRMMNQAAKKEGKVLYNSSYDCLVKTVKVEGTRALWKGFFPTWARLGPWQFVFWVSYEKFRKFAGLSSF
- the LOC137829242 gene encoding uncharacterized protein; protein product: MDSTANNNNDISEEHRTILQTLQIQMQELLQKGVIDQLRQDEERKRREEERQQHAEEIAQLKEQNKRLLDRLEQSEREGHSRAPSPSPFQSGTRTIAQAIPHTSLVQHTRQSAKPVTPNEVANPKGHPFTDDIIATPLPDKWRGLTINLYDGSTDPDEHLNIFRTQMTLYTTDRTVWCKVFPTSLREGPLGWFSDLPPNSIASFDALELKFTTQYATSRPHRTSSMSLLNVKQERGESLRTFMNRFSKVCMNIRNLNPEIAMHHLVSPILPGRFTESLIKRPPCNMDELRTRATKFMQIEEHIDYHRKTYAENTDNSKGIRPPTIPTDRERHRPNRGPRFHNYTPLIVPRGKVLDEALQIELIPTLRPSQTPPNADTSKRCQYHRNYGHTTEGCQALKDKIEELVQAGHLRKFVKTTITAPRSPQRDHDPRERSGRRDDRTRDNHYRSSRRKRSESPIRRTRPKSESPERRSRTKQKVRTVINTIAGPVSLGQPPQEINYIAGGFAGGGCSNSARKKHLRAIQSVHSTPTQRRPHIPPITFTDEDFTAIDPSQDDPMVITVEIDKFAIAKVLVDQGSSVDILYWETFKKMKIPEAEIQPYNEQIVGFSGERVDTKGFIDLYTTFGDDYLSKTINIRYLLVNANTSYNILLGRPSINRLKAIVSTPHLAMKFPSVNGDIATVHIDQKTARECYVASLKVEPTRRLYTTSAERTTERRGRSTERRSRGRESRRHLVALVDLDPRLDDPRMEAGEDLQPIFLRDKDRKTYMGTSLKPDDRETIGKTLTKNADLFAWTAADMPGVKSDVITHRLSVYTEARPIAQKKRKLGEERRKAAREETDKLIQAGFIQKAHYTTWLANVVMVKKTNGKWRMCVDYTDLNKACPKDSYPLPTIDRLVDGAAGHQILSFLDAYSGYNQIQMYHRDREKTAFRTDSDNFFYEVMPFGLKNAGATYQRLMDHVFHDMIGRNVEVYVDDIVVKSDSCEQHVSDLKEVFQALRQYRMRLNPEKCAFGVEGGKFLGFMLTHRGIEANPEKCKAITEMRSPNGLKEIQRLVGRLTSLSRFVPKLAERTRPIIKLLKKTSKFEWTDECEQNFQQLKAFLASPPVIQKPNAREPIVVYLAVSNEAVSSALVQEIEAEERPVYFVSRVLHDAETRYQMVEKVAFALVITARRMRMYFQNHKVIVRTNYPIMKILTKPDLAGRMIGWAVELSEFHIEYQPRGAIKSQALADFTAELTPYLTERTPRWTLYVDGSSNSRSSGAGVVLEGPGEIVVEQAMKFEFKTSNNQAEYEAIIAGLHLAIELEVTNITCKSDSRLVVGQLTGEYEVRETLLQQYFHFVKNLLNRFKEISFQHVRRENNTRADALSRLATLKKKGAHRSAIHVTLAKPSVGTEECMATDTQPNWMTPIKQYLTDGVCDPHLEKTMKLQAARYILIGEDLYRRGYSRPLLKCLGPEQVTYVMTELHEGICGTHSGARTMSAKILRAGYYWPTLQGDCTEYVQKCVKCQEFGTLLHQKPEHLHYILSPWPFVKWGMDIIGPFTPGKGQCKFLLVGIDYFTKWIEAEPLTAITARNVQSFVWKNIVCRFGLPQIIITDNGRQFTDRGLAEFYEKLHIKHITSSVEHPQTNGQAEAANKVILNELKKRLGPSKGNWTEELLEVLWAYRCTPQSTTQETPYSLTYGTKAMIPVEIGEPSLRRQTLDLDLNKESLLVGLDLINELRDKCKIREEACKIRAARRYNSKVKPRSYQKGDLVWHMRSDARKDGGKFSSNWEGPFRISDTTTGGAYYLEYLSGKSAPRTWNATHLKFYYS